The following are from one region of the Amycolatopsis sp. QT-25 genome:
- a CDS encoding GNAT family N-acetyltransferase, whose product MHESAAYQGEYASILEGYRVTEDYLATHPAFVAHAQREVVGFYSLVEYPAELDLLFVADSAQGTGIGAWLVEHLLKQAADLGMTEIRVVSHPPATGFYERMGARRVGVVPPSPPKITWERPELVFDVKSPPRG is encoded by the coding sequence ATGCACGAATCGGCCGCCTACCAAGGGGAGTACGCGTCGATTCTCGAGGGTTACCGGGTCACCGAGGACTACCTCGCCACCCATCCCGCGTTCGTCGCCCACGCACAGCGCGAGGTGGTCGGCTTCTACAGCCTCGTCGAATACCCCGCCGAGCTGGACCTGTTGTTCGTCGCCGATTCCGCCCAGGGCACGGGTATCGGCGCGTGGCTGGTCGAGCACCTGCTCAAGCAGGCCGCGGACCTCGGCATGACCGAGATCCGCGTCGTCTCCCATCCGCCGGCCACCGGGTTCTACGAGCGGATGGGCGCCCGCCGCGTAGGGGTCGTGCCACCCAGCCCGCCGAAGATCACCTGGGAGCGCCCGGAGCTGGTCTTCGACGTCAAGAGTCCACCGCGCGGCTGA
- a CDS encoding NADP-dependent oxidoreductase: protein MKAAAFTEAGGPEVLRVLELEEPHAAAGEVRVRVKAAGVQPYDAAVRAGWEPAGLELSWPRVPGNEFAGVVDEVGSGVTGLVAGAEVLGFTTVRAYAEYIVVPAENVTPKPAEMPWEVAGGFTAGTQTASLALDGLRVARGETLLVHGAAGAVGTAAVQLAVLRGARVIGTASEANQDYVRSLGAQPVVYGDGLADRVRALAPSGIDAALDGAGGVAFDLSLELAGNPDRVLTLVEHARAPEAGARMVTGTRSAERLGMLASLYVKGELRFPVRRTYPFGEAAAAHREIETGHGRGKVVLTFP, encoded by the coding sequence ATGAAAGCGGCCGCGTTCACGGAAGCCGGTGGCCCGGAAGTGCTGCGGGTGCTGGAGCTGGAGGAGCCGCACGCCGCGGCGGGGGAGGTCCGGGTGCGGGTGAAGGCGGCGGGGGTGCAGCCGTACGACGCGGCCGTGCGGGCCGGCTGGGAACCCGCGGGACTCGAGCTGAGCTGGCCGCGGGTCCCGGGGAACGAGTTCGCCGGGGTCGTCGACGAGGTCGGTTCGGGGGTGACCGGCCTCGTCGCGGGGGCCGAAGTGCTCGGCTTCACCACCGTGCGGGCGTACGCCGAGTACATCGTGGTGCCCGCGGAGAACGTCACACCGAAACCGGCGGAGATGCCGTGGGAGGTCGCGGGCGGTTTCACCGCGGGGACGCAGACCGCGTCTTTGGCGCTGGACGGGTTACGGGTCGCCCGTGGCGAGACACTGCTGGTCCACGGGGCGGCGGGGGCGGTGGGCACGGCCGCCGTCCAGCTCGCCGTGCTGCGCGGGGCGCGGGTGATCGGGACGGCGAGCGAGGCGAACCAGGACTACGTCCGTTCGCTCGGCGCGCAACCGGTGGTCTACGGCGACGGCCTCGCCGACCGGGTGCGTGCCCTCGCGCCCTCCGGTATCGACGCGGCGCTCGACGGCGCGGGCGGGGTCGCCTTCGACCTGTCGCTGGAACTGGCCGGGAATCCGGACCGCGTGCTCACCCTGGTCGAGCACGCCCGCGCGCCCGAAGCGGGGGCGCGGATGGTCACCGGGACGCGGTCGGCCGAGCGGCTGGGGATGCTGGCGTCGTTGTACGTCAAGGGGGAACTGCGGTTCCCGGTGCGGCGGACGTATCCGTTCGGTGAGGCCGCGGCGGCGCATCGGGAGATCGAGACCGGGCACGGGCGAGGCAAGGTCGTGCTGACCTTCCCGTGA